From the Vulpes vulpes isolate BD-2025 chromosome 15, VulVul3, whole genome shotgun sequence genome, the window GCAGTGCCCGCGGTGGCCCCGAGTCCCCGGGGCAGTGTGACACGCGATGCCAGAGCAGGTCGGCAGGGGTCAGCGGGCCCTGTGTCCCTGGGGCCTCGTCAGGCCCTGCCCCGGCCGGTGCTGGTGAGGGCAACAGGCTGAGGCTCGGGGGAGCACGCTCCCCCCACCGCCCGGGGAGCCCGCCTGAGCCCCGGCCCCGAGTGACTGCAGGCAGCCGGGTGCAGCCCCGAGCGCGCCCCCCGGGGTGCGGCCCAGCCACAGGCCTTTGCTCCAGGCCACCTTGCTGACGGCAGCCCTTCCCCCGCGTCACAGCCTCCTCCCGGCctcgcggggcgggggggtggggggggcaccgGGGAAGCTGCCTGGCAGCAAACAGCCCCAGCTTGGCTCTTGCTGAGGCAGCTCTTTCCAGAAGGCTCcgtgggggcagggagtgggacAGCCGCCCTTTGCCTATCAGCCTGCGGCCAACTCCCTGTttacagagggggaaactgaggcacagcttACAGATGGGGAACTAAGCACAGAGCACCTGGATGAGTACCCGGTGTGTAGTGCACGGCTGGGTCATGCCCCGGCGCGCCGGGGGCCACCAGTGTTCCTGCAGCGTGGGCGCTCCGTGTAGACAGGCCTGGCGTGCTGCTGGGCCCGGGGGAAAGGCTTGAGCTGCGGGGGAGAAGCGGGCGCCAGGCAAAGCCCAGGGACCTCGCTGGCCCCTAGGGCCCCGCGGCAGCTGCGTGATTATCGGGAGGGTCCTTGCAGGCCTGAgcccgggggaggccgggggagggCAGAAGTAACCCGGTGTCGGAgggctgccctctgctctccccactgGCGGGCAGGTGGGGGCTCCAGGGAGGGGGTCCCCTCACCGCCCGCCTCAGATGCGTGTGCAGCCTGGACCGTGCGCCCGAGCACGGTGGCAGGTGGGAGCTGACGGCCACCCGGGGCTTGGGGGGCGTCCCTGttggaggaggagctgggaggggacAGCACAGCCTCAGCTGGGGGTGAGGGCGGCTCAGCACGGGCACCTCGGGCCTCGTCCCGGAGGCAGGGGCACTGGGGCTCTGGCCAGTGTGAATGAGCAGAGTCGGGGTCCCCGGGCAGCGCCGTCCTGCAGGCTCGGGACCCACAACGGGCTGGGGGCGGCCCCCGGGGGTGCTGTTGGGGGCCAGGCCATTTCCTGGGCTGCCAGAGCTGCCTCCCGGCCCCGCCCTGGATGAGCCGGGCTGCGTGGGGCCGCTCCGAGCCCCCCACCCTGTTCCTCCTCGCTGCGTGCCAGGAGGTCGGCGGTGGACAGCAAGGGGCCCCCACTGGCAAGTCAGAGTGTCCGCAGACCCCAGGCAGCGCCCCCGCCCGAGAGTCCCTGGGCCTTCCCACGCTCACCCTCCTTCGGGGGCTCCTGGAACTGCTCAGACCTCGGGTGAGTGACCCCGACTGTGCTGTGCCCCCCAAGATGACCTGGGCAGGTGGGTTCCCCAGCCCTGCTGTCCCTCACAAGGGGGGTCCCGAGTCGGACTCGTGAGGGACCCCGTGCGAGATGCGCATGATTCCGGGGCCTGGTGCTCCTCCACAGTGGCCTCGGCCCACTGTCCTCGCTCAGGGACGCGGGAGGAACGGCCGCTCGGGCCTGCAGAACCGGGGTGCCCCGGCCGGCAGGACGAGCCGACGCCTCCTGTCCCCGCGGGCACCCTCAGCAGCGAAGACGGTTCCTAGCTGAGGCCCGACCTGGCGTCGAGGCCGAGGAAGCAGCCCCGGTTCCCGAGTCAGGACCCAGCGCCCCGGCCAAGTGCGAGGCTGGCCGGCCTGCCCTCCGGGGCCGCGGCGCCCAGGGCTCGGGTCGCCCCGCTGAGTCTTGGGGGTGGCACCGAGAGGCACTCCCACCCCCCGAAATGGAGTCATGGGGGCCCTGCCAGAAAGACGGCTTCTTCCAGGACAGGACCCGCCTGGCGCCCCGCTGGGCCTGGGGACAGGCGACCTGGGGGTTGGCCTTCGTGGGACTTTGCCGCCCGAGCCGCTGAGCGTGGGCTGCTGCTGGGGAGGCTTTGCTGATGCGCCCTGGGGGGATACAGCAGGGGACCCCCGGCCCACCTGGAGCCAGGGGGAGTGTTCCAGGGCCAGTTGGTAGCgggtgtgcacacacgtgtgagCCCAGGCCCGTGGGTGTGCGCCCCCACCCTCTAGGTACATGGTGtgtgcacctgctcctggggggagggtgcctgggtggggaggcaggtgcttgcaggggggaggagggtgcCTGTGGGAGGGGGGGACGCCTGATGGGGGGGGATGGGGACTGGCGCCTGCGTGCCGGCTCCCGGAGCATGCTCAGCCTCCGCCTCCTGGGAACCCTTGCCCGCCGCCCTCCTGCTCGCTGCCGGCTCTGCCCCCCTTGATgctcaccggggctgcccgtgggGTGGGGGCTCTGGCCCCGGTGCAGAGGCGTTCGGTGCCCCGGGTCGCAGCTCAGCTCCCAGCGAGCCCCCCAACAGGTGCCACAGCCCCGCGCCCTCCCCTGCGGGCACCACCCTCGGGCATCCCCCCTTCCAGCAAGTgccccccaagtgccccccagCATCCAGCCAGGAGGGGGCGCTCGTGAGGCAGCTGCAATTTCACACTAGGAGCCTGGGGCTGGTAGTGGGGGTGAGagccccaggggaggggaggggagcggggccCCTGGGCGACCTCGGTCAGTTGTTGGGTGTGGCCGGGGGGTGCTACTGGGCACAGGTAAGGATGTCTCACCAGGAATCAATCTGCTTTATTGGATGCAAATGCTAAAAATTGGGCCACACGTAATTTCATTTGTGAAAACTTGACAATTTGTGTCCTTTCCCAGGCTTCTTGAGTCTAGATTGAGGACACCCCCAGGTGAGAAGGGTCTGGAACGAGGCGCTGTCCCCCCAGGTGAGAAGCCCTGATGACCTGGGTCCAGTGTCCTCGCGAGCAGCGTCCCTGCAGAGGGGAGGTCCATGGCCCCGTCGCCCCCACGGGGACCCAGGTCTGGCTGCGATCCTGGGACCATAGACGAGGTGAGTAGACCCCAAAGAGAAGGGACAGGCCCGGCCCCGGCTCTCACCTCTGGGCTCGGGCGGGCGGTCCCTGGCCCCAGCGGCAGGGTCCCTGTCCCCACGGTGCCCATGGCCTGGGGCCGCAGCCAGAACCAGTCCGCGCAGGCGCCCTTCATCCTGCTGGGCTTCCCGGGGCCGCTGGGGCTGCACGTGGGGCTCTTCgccctcttcctgctcatgtACCTGCTGGCGGTGGGGGGCAACCTGGCCATCATCGGCCTGGTCGGGGCGCGCCCGCGCCTCCGGAcgcccatgtacttcttcctctgccacctGGCCTTCCTGGAGGTCTGGTTCACCACGGCCTGCGTGCCCAAGGCCCTGGCCACGCTCGCCTCCCGGCGCGGAGCCATCTCCCCGGCCGGCTGCGCGGCGCAGATGTACTTCGTGTTCTCGCTGGGCTGCACGGAGTACTTCCTGCTGGCCGCGATGGCCTACGACCGCTACCTGGCCATCTGCCGGCCCCTGCGCTATGGCAGCGTCATGACGCCCGGCCTGTGCGCCCGCCTGGCGCTCGGCTGCTGGCTGTGCGGCTTCTCGGCCATCGCCGTGCCCGCCGCCCTCATCGCCCGCCTCTCCTTCTGTGGCGCCCGCGTCATCAACCACTTCTTCTGCGACATCGCGCCCTGGATCGCGCTGTCCTGCAGCGACACGCGCGTGGTGGAGCTGGCGTCCTTCGGCATCGCCTTCTGCGTCATCCTGGGCTCCTGCTCCGTCACGCTGCTGTCCTACGCCTGCATCATCGCCACCGTCGTCAGGATCCCGGCCGGCGAGGGGCGGCGCAGggccttctccacctgctcctcccacctcacGGTGGTCCTCGTCTGGTACGGCTCCACCATCTTCCTGCACGTGAGGACGTCGGCGGAGAGCTCGCTGGACCTCACCAAGGCTGTCACCGTGCTCAACACCGCTGTGACCCCGGTGCTGAACCCCTTCATTTACACCCTGAGGAACAGGGAGGTCAGGGAGGCCCTGTGGGGCTGGGTGCAGGGCAAGTgagcccccggccccagcccacCGGCCCTCGGAGTGGGCCTCACCAAGTGCTGCATCGttcccctgcaccccgatgtcacGGTGCCGCCAGGGgctcccggggggcggggggcgggggctgtggGCTGGAGCTCCCACCCTGTCCTGGCCTCACGGAGTTCCCACCACTCTAGCCCTGGAGTCCCAAATGCAGGTTCTGGAACAGAAAGGGGGACACGGGCCCCCCACGAGCCGTCCACGCACGAGCACATACCCGCTGCCCCCCGCGGCCTGGGGCCAGGCGCTGATGGCTGTCCTGTCAGCGAGGGGTGGGCTGTGCCTTGGGATccccctgctgacaccttggtctCCCGAGTCCTCCCTCCCGGGGGGGCCGTGACCACTGAGGAAGCGACACAGAGAAATGTGTGTGCAGGGCTTGCGAGCAGGCGTGCGGCCGTTGAGGCCACGGGAGTCCGTGCGTGGTTTGCTCAGAGCTCGGCCCACGGGGCTCACCTCGTCCTGGGCCCGCAGTGCAGGGTCCTCATGCTCCAGAACCCCTGTGAGAGGCCCCGACAGCCCTCACGGCGCGGGGTCCCTGGTGGGCGGCGTGGACCTGGGCCACAGGTCAACTGAGCGGCTGCGTCATATTCACCGGAGATGGGCGCGTGTGCTCTCGGGGCCCGAGGTCGGCGGCAGCAAGGGCTCAGCACGCGCTGGTGTTGGCGCTGGCCCCACATGCGGCAGGGACGGTCATCCCCCTTGTCCACCTTGCATGGGGCCGATGGTAGCCACCCGGGGGTGCTGTGGCCGCCTCCTGCTGGGCTTGGGGTCCTGGGGCTGCACCCAGAGCCTGCCCTCCGGCGTGGACTCCGGGTCGCCTGCAGCCTGCGGTGCTCCTGCCGTCTGTGCTTCTGTGAAGTCATTTTCCAGATGTCGAGTCAAACTGCGTCCTCGTGGGATCTGCTGGCGTCCTGGCCGGAGGGAGAGGACCCTGGGAGGTGCTCCCCGTCCTCCCGAGAGTCAGCGGAGCTCGCGGCGGGCCAGCTCTTGGTCATGCCTGGGGAGAGGCCGGCCTGGGCTCCTGTAAGGACGCCGCTGTGGCCCCGGCCCGGACAGGCTGGCTGACCCCCAGGCCGCGCACGACATCCCCACAGACGGGGCCTCTCCAGCCCCGCGGCCTCGCCGGCTCCCCACACCTTCCGGGTCGACGCGTCTCCTCGGAGGCTGAGGCCCGTGCTGGGCGACCCCGAGGGGCACCCGTGGGGGATCCTGTGCAGCCTCCTCCCCTGCAGGCCTCCCACCCTGTGCCTGCCGCCCGGAGGCTCCTCTCTGCTTGGGGAGGTGGAAGCTGGCCCTCGCTTGTCTCCCGCATCCCCGGGGCCTAGGTTAGGACCCCGCAGCGCAGGTGCAGGGCCCTGGGTGTGGCCGCGGCCCGAGCTCATGGCCGCGTGGACCCTGCTGCCCCGGCTGCCTCCAGGTGCTCCTTGTCCCTGCTCCCGTCACGGGTCTCCGGGGTGAAGGGCCCGGAGCAGGGGGCGGCCTCTGCACAAACAACCGTCCCGCCCTGGGTGCATTTGCTTCTGCGCATCCGGCTGGTGGGGCGGGTCCTGGAGGACCCCGAGTCCCTCTGCTGGGCACCCTGCTTCCAGGCCACGTGCACTGGGGCTCCCAGGTCCCCCTGCTGTTCCCAAGGGAAGAAACCGTGTGGGATCCATGGCCACGCGGACGCCTCTCCTCGCAGCTCGGAACCACTGGGGTTCTCGATGCCCCGGACTTGCCTCCGTGAGAAAGTGGCGATTCCCCGGTGTTCCTCCTCAGGCTTAGGAGTTGGGTAGTTTTTAAAGGCTCAGAAGGagtgctatcttttttttttttaatttttaaaaagttctaaaaattttattctatttaaaatcagttaattAACACGTAGTGTCAGTCTTGAAGGCAGAGGTCAGGGACCG encodes:
- the LOC112928838 gene encoding olfactory receptor 287-like; this translates as MAPSPPRGPRSGCDPGTIDEVSRPQREGTGPAPALTSGLGRAVPGPSGRVPVPTVPMAWGRSQNQSAQAPFILLGFPGPLGLHVGLFALFLLMYLLAVGGNLAIIGLVGARPRLRTPMYFFLCHLAFLEVWFTTACVPKALATLASRRGAISPAGCAAQMYFVFSLGCTEYFLLAAMAYDRYLAICRPLRYGSVMTPGLCARLALGCWLCGFSAIAVPAALIARLSFCGARVINHFFCDIAPWIALSCSDTRVVELASFGIAFCVILGSCSVTLLSYACIIATVVRIPAGEGRRRAFSTCSSHLTVVLVWYGSTIFLHVRTSAESSLDLTKAVTVLNTAVTPVLNPFIYTLRNREVREALWGWVQGK